One window from the genome of Cardiocondyla obscurior isolate alpha-2009 linkage group LG04, Cobs3.1, whole genome shotgun sequence encodes:
- the LOC139102098 gene encoding ras-responsive element-binding protein 1 isoform X2, with the protein MDYTKKVTEPENGPDQEQENETQTDAASPSSSVELSENGAHPCPTCPSVFSSSHELTNHLRGHNSPRSTDCSGEEDYSCGVCNKVLSSASSLDRHVLVHSGERPFKCKYCDMSFTTNGNMNRHVRCTHRMVSPNSCTDSEGSSSSERPATTSQDEYNNNEIARHNSPELIDDRQQPSPSNNRANKRKCPEEDVSDVEDQRRHKILLNNTKMTIKCRPEDELKTFGCPVCGQDFASSAILESHIERVHPGSPATCETCNQLFKNHRALNLHRSMRHYKKSSEGNNSRALRNTVDGFRDLTFIDFSSIKFPTIARAMCERELHRPASGEANRFQCMKCLHAFPCRQAQLAHEKECKGPYKNKRNSNDNNNNNDISTNNNLETELDETSSQPDDPKTKREIFFAVLDLQNKSLAHEMKEPRESSEIKEPKETKDLADIPSILSVSLNGLQTFPRSDASTPESNIKFNPNVGSSGSSGTCSSEYNEEEAQDAFTAEFRKMKLKGEFPCRLCTSVFPNLRALKGHNRAHMNVEPGMSYPCNMCPYTSTDKGALMKHLRSHNGDRPFECSLCNYAFTTKANCERHVKNRHGMISKEDVKNALIYHPSEDSTNDNIERSSPRVVREDVRKTLIYPNERDETLPQQQIHYPSITMDCNPGPSNVRADLLMNRYEKSSDTLVRMKMQALNLVKRSADETSLPHDLLAKSNYAKIDDEVESGSSDGSVSLVSDTKTDTHQRIQASPMNLTKPLASSGLTSGEDGPLDLSMDVLDLSRKRKRESEDPSLQDEKRFKNNQQELYVTNPTLLLTQALLNRARENSPTSLETLYANSIYHNFGRITGSMMSPYFLSSHMFGQELAAKGRLQKELVRGLQLTGGGTLSVDPSLPSTSYTPYSQSRDTPQVSSDQNTYANMMNAQITSQTPSNREKTDGIPSNDSVKMVLKNGVLIPKQKQRRYRTERPFTCEHCTARFTLRSNMERHIKQQHPQYWSQRPRGGHSTRGRPPANHHSTMVQNVGPSTSQVAQSYSSILPNVDTPAVTADYPTHPISDQVKFAILAQQLKVNKIEDNDSDDEMVIDEESADREADHESQGHREPTTSLLRDQLENSDVKDIIVKTEPIESAKETSEDISGEQNTRSSLDNINSKETTITEENSIRAEDTVTESVEKEQGKLEDGTPDLASVSKLLDNASQQYQQFQPQYLSDEEGPVASTSGNNSGSEKSDSNSLNSGNDSTPNKKKKKKKKSAYSMAPNRVICPYCERQFPWTSSLRRHILTHTGQKPYQCIHCSHHFTTKSNCDRHLLRKHKAKANKLRRARNSSSPDVQVVASSSSSSNGSNTFSMRNVPERPFKCHQCPSSTFATLGNLKKHRSSKHRKITSRSESSDQQNSPPQCTTQNDQSDYESRSSSMSDNMENTPSVIAAVKPTTNTSPSINDAIRSRKSPRLSPSPGDVPFKCYLCDSGFSERQDCLDHIKINHKRSYEMLKAKGALDMTSMNIDTTEDHILASQQHPSDGEEKKGRFPDYSNRKVVCAFCMRRFWSAEDLRRHMRTHTGERPFECDICTRKFTLKHSMLRHRKKHESVDSTMYIGNSGDEENSPAQPPTITPRSQQHSPISTNTSRPRTQDRISLPTVAAVATADAAPCALMRYNHYDNMATLTGRMANDGPQGAASALLPSPPPPAEVPSESGDNDLISNLLGIREKGLLDKVLLSSADDAAKLLGVNHSE; encoded by the exons AGTTCTCACGAATTGACAAATCATCTGCGCGGTCACAATTCACCACGCAGCACGGATTGCAGCGGCGAGGAGGACTACAGTTGCGGCGTATGTAACAAAGTCCTTAGCTCGGCGAGTTCGCTGGACCGGCACGTGCTCGTGCACTCCGGCGAACGGCCGTTCAAGTGCAAGTATTGCGACATGTCGTTCACGACGAACGGCAACATGAATCGGCACGTGAGGTGCACCCATCGGATGGTGTCGCCGAACAGCTGCACGGATTCTGAAGGTAGCAGCAGCTCGGAGAGGCCGGCAACGACGAGCCAGGACGAATACAACAATAACGAAATCGCCAGGCACAACTCGCCGGAGCTGATCGACGACAGGCAGCAGCCGTCGCCTAGCAACAACCGCGCGAACAAGCGGAAGTGCCCGGAGGAGGACGTTAGCGACGTGGAAGATCAAAGGAGGCATAAGATCCTTCTGAATAATACCAAGATGACAATCAAGTGTCGCCCGGAGGATGAGCTGAAGACATTCGGTTGCCCGGTTTGCGGCCAGGATTTTGCGAGCAGCGCGATTCTGGAGTCTCACATCGAGCGCGTTCATCCGGGCTCACCGGCCACGTGCGAGACTTGCAATCAGTTGTTCAAGAATCATCGGGCGCTGAATCTCCACCGTTCGATGCGCCACTACAAGAAGAGCTCGGAGGGCAACAACAGCCGCGCCTTGCGCAACACCGTGGACGGCTTCAGGGACTTGACGTTCATCGATTTCTCGTCTATCAAGTTTCCGACGATCGCGCGGGCGATGTGCGAGCGCGAGCTGCACCGGCCGGCCTCCGGCGAAGCCAACAGGTTCCAGTGCATGAAATGCTTGCACGCATTTCCCTGCCGGCAAGCTCAGCTGGCCCACGAGAAAGAGTGCAAGGGTCCCTAcaagaataaaagaaacagCAACGATAACAATAATAACAACGACATTAGTACCAACAATAATCTCGAAACGGAGTTAGACGAAACAAGCTCACAGCCGGACGATCCCAAGACGAAGCGCGAGATTTTCTTCGCTGTGTTGGATCTGCAAAATAAATCTCTTGCGCACGAGATGAAAGAGCCCCGGGAATCGAGCGAAATTAAAGAGCCAAAGGAAACGAAGGATCTCGCTGACATTCCGAGTATTTTATCCGTCAGTTTGAACGGTCTACAGACATTTCCTCGGTCGGATGCGAGCACGCCCGAGAGTAACATCAAGTTCAATCCGAACGTTGGCTCTTCAGGGTCGTCGGGCACCTGCTCGTCTGAGTACAACGAAGAGGAGGCGCAAGACGCTTTTACTGCGGAGTTTCGAAAAATGAAGCTGAAGGGCGAGTTCCCGTGTAGACTATGCACGTCTGTGTTTCCTAATTTGCGGGCGTTGAAAGGGCACAATCGCGCGCATATGAACGTAGAGCCGGGTATGTCGTATCCATGCAATATGTGTCCGTACACGAGCACCGACAAGGGAGCCCTGATGAAGCACTTGAGATCGCACAACGGCGACCGTCCATTCGAGTGCTCCCTCTGCAATTACGCGTTCACTACCAAAGCTAATTGCGAGAGGCACGTGAAGAATCGTCACGGGATGATCAGCAAGGAGGACGTCAAGAATGCACTTATTTATCATCCAAGCGAAGACTCGACCAATGACAATATTGAGAGGAGCTCGCCGAGAGTTGTCAGGGAAGACGTGCGAAAGACGCTTATTTATCCGAACGAACGTGATGAGACTCTCCCACAGCAGCAGATACATTATCCGTCGATCACAATGGACTGTAATCCTGGACCGTCGAACGTCCGCGCCGATTTACTGATGAATCGCTACGAGAAGTCGTCGGACACGTTAGTCAGAATGAAAATGCAGGCTCTCAATCTTGTAAAAAGAAGCGCCGACGAAACAAGTCTGCCTCATGATCTTCTTGCGAAATCTAATTATGCGAAAATCGACGATGAAGTCGAGTCAGGATCGTCGGACGGCAGCGTGTCTCTAGTCAGTGATACCAAAACAGATACACACCAAAGAATTCAAGCTAGTCCGATGAACCTGACGAAGCCCTTGGCGAGCTCTGGACTGACCTCGGGAGAAGACGGTCCGTTGGATCTATCCATGGACGTGCTGGATCTGAGCaggaaacgaaagagagaaagcgaggaTCCTAGCTTGCAGGATGAGAAACGATTTAAGAACAATCAGCAGGAGCTGTATGTTACAAACCCGACGCTCTTATTAACTCAGGCTCTGTTAAATAGAGCACGCGAAAATTCGCCAACGTCGCTGGAAACTCTCTACGCGAACAGTATCTATCACAACTTCGGTAGGATAACCGGTAGTATGATGTCGCCATACTTTCTCAGTTCTCACATGTTCGGTCAAGAATTAGCCGCGAAGGGCAGGTTGCAAAAGGAGCTAGTTAGAGGTTTGCAGTTAACTGGCGGTGGCACACTTTCAGTTGACCCGTCATTACCCAGCACCAGTTACACGCCGTATTCGCAGTCGAGAGATACTCCACAAGTTTCAAGCGATCAAAATACCTACGCGAACATGATGAACGCACAAATCACCAGCCAGACGCCGTCGAACCGCGAGAAAACAGATGGTATCCCGTCGAACGATTCTGTGAAAATGGTGCTGAAGAACGGAGTATTAATTCCCAAGCAGAAGCAGCGCCGATACCGAACCGAGAGGCCTTTCACCTGCGAACACTGCACAGCAAGATTTACCCTGAGGAGCAACATGGAACGACACATCAAGCAGCAACATCCACAATATTGGAGTCAGAGACCACGCGGCGGGCATTCGACTCGAGGAAGACCGCCCGCAAATCATCATTCGACTATGGTACAGAATGTTGGTCCATCGACCTCGCAAGTTGCTCAGTCGTATTCGAGCATTCTTCCGAACGTCGATACGCCGGCCGTCACGGCGGATTACCCCACGCATCCCATCTCGGATCAAGTAAAATTCGCAATTTTAGCGCAACAGTTAAAAGTCAATAAAATAGAAGATAATGATTCAGACGACGAGATGGTAATAGACGAAGAGTCGGCTGATCGAGAAGCCGATCACGAATCGCAAGGTCATCGAGAACCGACTACGAGTTTATTGAGAGATCAATTGGAAAACAGCGACGTCAAAGATATCATCGTAAAAACAGAGCCGATCGAGTCGGCGAAAGAAACCTCGGAGGACATATCTGGCGAACAGAACACACGGAGTAGCCTCGACAATATCAATTCAAAAGAGACTACGATTACTGAAGAAAATTCAATACGCGCCGAAGATACCGTGACCGAATCCGTCGAGAAAGAGCAAGGTAAGCTCGAAGACGGAACGCCCGATCTCGCGAGCGTTTCAAAGCTTTTAGACAACGCGTCTCAACAATATCAGCAGTTTCAGCCGCAGTATCTGAGCGACGAAGAGGGCCCCGTTGCATCGACTAGTGGCAACAACTCCGGCAGCGAGAAATCCGACTCTAACTCGCTAAACTCTGGAAACGATTCCACGccgaataagaaaaagaagaagaagaagaagtcCGCGTATTCGATGGCGCCGAACCGCGTCATATGCCCGTACTGCGAGCGCCAGTTTCCATGGACGTCGTCTCTAAGGCGACATATCCTCACGCATACCGGTCAGAAACCGTATCAGTGTATCCACTGCTCGCACCACTTCACCACCAAGTCTAACTGCGACCGCCACCTGCTTAGAAAACATAAGGCGAAAGCGAATAAGCTGCGCCGTGCCAGAAATTCATCTTCGCCCGACGTCCAAGTAGTTGCCAGTAGCAGTAGCAGCAGCAACGGCAGCAACACTTTTTCCATGAGGAACGTACCCGAAAGGCCGTTTAAATGCCATCAGTGCCCGAGCTCTACATTCGCTACGTTGGGAAACCTGAAGAAGCACCGGTCGAGCAAGCATCGCAAGATCACGTCGAGATCAGAATCCAGCGATCAACAGAACAGTCCGCCGCAATGCACCACGCAAAATGACCAGAGCGATTACGAGAGTCGTTCTTCAAGTATGTCCGACAACATGGAGAACACACCGTCAGTTATCGCAGCCGTGAAGCCGACTACTAACACGTCTCCTTCGATAAACGACGCTATCAGGTCGCGCAAATCGCCAAGATTGTCGCCGAGTCCCGGTGACGTGCCTTTCAAATGTTATCTATGCGACAGCGGCTTTTCGGAACGCCAGGACTGTTTAgatcatattaaaataaatcacaaGCGCTCGTACGAGATGCTGAAAGCCAAGGGGGCTCTTGACATGACGTCCATGAACATAGACACGACCGAAGATCATATATTAGCGTCACAGCAGCATCCCAGCGacggagaagaaaagaaaggccGATTTCCTGACTACAGTAACAGAAAG GTTGTGTGCGCTTTCTGCATGAGACGATTCTGGTCCGCCGAAGATCTCCGGCGTCACATGAGGACTCACACGGGCGAAAGGCCCTTCGAGTGTGACATCTGCACCAGAAAATTCACGCTTAAGCACAGTATGCTGCGCCATCGCAAGAAGCATGAATCCGTGGACTCCACCATGTATATAGGCAACAGCGGTGACGAAGAGAACTCGCCGGCCCAGCCGCCAACGATCACCCCCAGGAGCCAGCAGCACTCGCCGATTTCTACTAACACCAGCAGGCCCCGTACCCAGGACAGAATCTCTCTGCCGACCGTTGCGGCGGTGGCGACGGCGGACGCGGCACCCTGCGCCCTAATGCGATACAATCACTACGATAACATGGCCACTCTTACCGGTAGAATGGCGAACGACGGTCCTCAGGGTGCCGCCTCCGCCCTCTTGCCTTCCCCTCCGCCCCCCGCGGAGGTACCTAGTGAGAGCGGCGACAATGACTTGATTTCCAATTTGCTAGGGATACGCGAGAAAGGCTTACTCGATAAAGTTCTATTGAGCTCGGCTGACGATGCAGCGAAATTGCTAGGAGTTAATCATAGCGAGTGA
- the LOC139102098 gene encoding ras-responsive element-binding protein 1 isoform X1 → MELSSERRSWSRMDIKHRWSNVWNIIVQSDFVAELRLRRINLTEPENGPDQEQENETQTDAASPSSSVELSENGAHPCPTCPSVFSSSHELTNHLRGHNSPRSTDCSGEEDYSCGVCNKVLSSASSLDRHVLVHSGERPFKCKYCDMSFTTNGNMNRHVRCTHRMVSPNSCTDSEGSSSSERPATTSQDEYNNNEIARHNSPELIDDRQQPSPSNNRANKRKCPEEDVSDVEDQRRHKILLNNTKMTIKCRPEDELKTFGCPVCGQDFASSAILESHIERVHPGSPATCETCNQLFKNHRALNLHRSMRHYKKSSEGNNSRALRNTVDGFRDLTFIDFSSIKFPTIARAMCERELHRPASGEANRFQCMKCLHAFPCRQAQLAHEKECKGPYKNKRNSNDNNNNNDISTNNNLETELDETSSQPDDPKTKREIFFAVLDLQNKSLAHEMKEPRESSEIKEPKETKDLADIPSILSVSLNGLQTFPRSDASTPESNIKFNPNVGSSGSSGTCSSEYNEEEAQDAFTAEFRKMKLKGEFPCRLCTSVFPNLRALKGHNRAHMNVEPGMSYPCNMCPYTSTDKGALMKHLRSHNGDRPFECSLCNYAFTTKANCERHVKNRHGMISKEDVKNALIYHPSEDSTNDNIERSSPRVVREDVRKTLIYPNERDETLPQQQIHYPSITMDCNPGPSNVRADLLMNRYEKSSDTLVRMKMQALNLVKRSADETSLPHDLLAKSNYAKIDDEVESGSSDGSVSLVSDTKTDTHQRIQASPMNLTKPLASSGLTSGEDGPLDLSMDVLDLSRKRKRESEDPSLQDEKRFKNNQQELYVTNPTLLLTQALLNRARENSPTSLETLYANSIYHNFGRITGSMMSPYFLSSHMFGQELAAKGRLQKELVRGLQLTGGGTLSVDPSLPSTSYTPYSQSRDTPQVSSDQNTYANMMNAQITSQTPSNREKTDGIPSNDSVKMVLKNGVLIPKQKQRRYRTERPFTCEHCTARFTLRSNMERHIKQQHPQYWSQRPRGGHSTRGRPPANHHSTMVQNVGPSTSQVAQSYSSILPNVDTPAVTADYPTHPISDQVKFAILAQQLKVNKIEDNDSDDEMVIDEESADREADHESQGHREPTTSLLRDQLENSDVKDIIVKTEPIESAKETSEDISGEQNTRSSLDNINSKETTITEENSIRAEDTVTESVEKEQGKLEDGTPDLASVSKLLDNASQQYQQFQPQYLSDEEGPVASTSGNNSGSEKSDSNSLNSGNDSTPNKKKKKKKKSAYSMAPNRVICPYCERQFPWTSSLRRHILTHTGQKPYQCIHCSHHFTTKSNCDRHLLRKHKAKANKLRRARNSSSPDVQVVASSSSSSNGSNTFSMRNVPERPFKCHQCPSSTFATLGNLKKHRSSKHRKITSRSESSDQQNSPPQCTTQNDQSDYESRSSSMSDNMENTPSVIAAVKPTTNTSPSINDAIRSRKSPRLSPSPGDVPFKCYLCDSGFSERQDCLDHIKINHKRSYEMLKAKGALDMTSMNIDTTEDHILASQQHPSDGEEKKGRFPDYSNRKVVCAFCMRRFWSAEDLRRHMRTHTGERPFECDICTRKFTLKHSMLRHRKKHESVDSTMYIGNSGDEENSPAQPPTITPRSQQHSPISTNTSRPRTQDRISLPTVAAVATADAAPCALMRYNHYDNMATLTGRMANDGPQGAASALLPSPPPPAEVPSESGDNDLISNLLGIREKGLLDKVLLSSADDAAKLLGVNHSE, encoded by the exons AGTTCTCACGAATTGACAAATCATCTGCGCGGTCACAATTCACCACGCAGCACGGATTGCAGCGGCGAGGAGGACTACAGTTGCGGCGTATGTAACAAAGTCCTTAGCTCGGCGAGTTCGCTGGACCGGCACGTGCTCGTGCACTCCGGCGAACGGCCGTTCAAGTGCAAGTATTGCGACATGTCGTTCACGACGAACGGCAACATGAATCGGCACGTGAGGTGCACCCATCGGATGGTGTCGCCGAACAGCTGCACGGATTCTGAAGGTAGCAGCAGCTCGGAGAGGCCGGCAACGACGAGCCAGGACGAATACAACAATAACGAAATCGCCAGGCACAACTCGCCGGAGCTGATCGACGACAGGCAGCAGCCGTCGCCTAGCAACAACCGCGCGAACAAGCGGAAGTGCCCGGAGGAGGACGTTAGCGACGTGGAAGATCAAAGGAGGCATAAGATCCTTCTGAATAATACCAAGATGACAATCAAGTGTCGCCCGGAGGATGAGCTGAAGACATTCGGTTGCCCGGTTTGCGGCCAGGATTTTGCGAGCAGCGCGATTCTGGAGTCTCACATCGAGCGCGTTCATCCGGGCTCACCGGCCACGTGCGAGACTTGCAATCAGTTGTTCAAGAATCATCGGGCGCTGAATCTCCACCGTTCGATGCGCCACTACAAGAAGAGCTCGGAGGGCAACAACAGCCGCGCCTTGCGCAACACCGTGGACGGCTTCAGGGACTTGACGTTCATCGATTTCTCGTCTATCAAGTTTCCGACGATCGCGCGGGCGATGTGCGAGCGCGAGCTGCACCGGCCGGCCTCCGGCGAAGCCAACAGGTTCCAGTGCATGAAATGCTTGCACGCATTTCCCTGCCGGCAAGCTCAGCTGGCCCACGAGAAAGAGTGCAAGGGTCCCTAcaagaataaaagaaacagCAACGATAACAATAATAACAACGACATTAGTACCAACAATAATCTCGAAACGGAGTTAGACGAAACAAGCTCACAGCCGGACGATCCCAAGACGAAGCGCGAGATTTTCTTCGCTGTGTTGGATCTGCAAAATAAATCTCTTGCGCACGAGATGAAAGAGCCCCGGGAATCGAGCGAAATTAAAGAGCCAAAGGAAACGAAGGATCTCGCTGACATTCCGAGTATTTTATCCGTCAGTTTGAACGGTCTACAGACATTTCCTCGGTCGGATGCGAGCACGCCCGAGAGTAACATCAAGTTCAATCCGAACGTTGGCTCTTCAGGGTCGTCGGGCACCTGCTCGTCTGAGTACAACGAAGAGGAGGCGCAAGACGCTTTTACTGCGGAGTTTCGAAAAATGAAGCTGAAGGGCGAGTTCCCGTGTAGACTATGCACGTCTGTGTTTCCTAATTTGCGGGCGTTGAAAGGGCACAATCGCGCGCATATGAACGTAGAGCCGGGTATGTCGTATCCATGCAATATGTGTCCGTACACGAGCACCGACAAGGGAGCCCTGATGAAGCACTTGAGATCGCACAACGGCGACCGTCCATTCGAGTGCTCCCTCTGCAATTACGCGTTCACTACCAAAGCTAATTGCGAGAGGCACGTGAAGAATCGTCACGGGATGATCAGCAAGGAGGACGTCAAGAATGCACTTATTTATCATCCAAGCGAAGACTCGACCAATGACAATATTGAGAGGAGCTCGCCGAGAGTTGTCAGGGAAGACGTGCGAAAGACGCTTATTTATCCGAACGAACGTGATGAGACTCTCCCACAGCAGCAGATACATTATCCGTCGATCACAATGGACTGTAATCCTGGACCGTCGAACGTCCGCGCCGATTTACTGATGAATCGCTACGAGAAGTCGTCGGACACGTTAGTCAGAATGAAAATGCAGGCTCTCAATCTTGTAAAAAGAAGCGCCGACGAAACAAGTCTGCCTCATGATCTTCTTGCGAAATCTAATTATGCGAAAATCGACGATGAAGTCGAGTCAGGATCGTCGGACGGCAGCGTGTCTCTAGTCAGTGATACCAAAACAGATACACACCAAAGAATTCAAGCTAGTCCGATGAACCTGACGAAGCCCTTGGCGAGCTCTGGACTGACCTCGGGAGAAGACGGTCCGTTGGATCTATCCATGGACGTGCTGGATCTGAGCaggaaacgaaagagagaaagcgaggaTCCTAGCTTGCAGGATGAGAAACGATTTAAGAACAATCAGCAGGAGCTGTATGTTACAAACCCGACGCTCTTATTAACTCAGGCTCTGTTAAATAGAGCACGCGAAAATTCGCCAACGTCGCTGGAAACTCTCTACGCGAACAGTATCTATCACAACTTCGGTAGGATAACCGGTAGTATGATGTCGCCATACTTTCTCAGTTCTCACATGTTCGGTCAAGAATTAGCCGCGAAGGGCAGGTTGCAAAAGGAGCTAGTTAGAGGTTTGCAGTTAACTGGCGGTGGCACACTTTCAGTTGACCCGTCATTACCCAGCACCAGTTACACGCCGTATTCGCAGTCGAGAGATACTCCACAAGTTTCAAGCGATCAAAATACCTACGCGAACATGATGAACGCACAAATCACCAGCCAGACGCCGTCGAACCGCGAGAAAACAGATGGTATCCCGTCGAACGATTCTGTGAAAATGGTGCTGAAGAACGGAGTATTAATTCCCAAGCAGAAGCAGCGCCGATACCGAACCGAGAGGCCTTTCACCTGCGAACACTGCACAGCAAGATTTACCCTGAGGAGCAACATGGAACGACACATCAAGCAGCAACATCCACAATATTGGAGTCAGAGACCACGCGGCGGGCATTCGACTCGAGGAAGACCGCCCGCAAATCATCATTCGACTATGGTACAGAATGTTGGTCCATCGACCTCGCAAGTTGCTCAGTCGTATTCGAGCATTCTTCCGAACGTCGATACGCCGGCCGTCACGGCGGATTACCCCACGCATCCCATCTCGGATCAAGTAAAATTCGCAATTTTAGCGCAACAGTTAAAAGTCAATAAAATAGAAGATAATGATTCAGACGACGAGATGGTAATAGACGAAGAGTCGGCTGATCGAGAAGCCGATCACGAATCGCAAGGTCATCGAGAACCGACTACGAGTTTATTGAGAGATCAATTGGAAAACAGCGACGTCAAAGATATCATCGTAAAAACAGAGCCGATCGAGTCGGCGAAAGAAACCTCGGAGGACATATCTGGCGAACAGAACACACGGAGTAGCCTCGACAATATCAATTCAAAAGAGACTACGATTACTGAAGAAAATTCAATACGCGCCGAAGATACCGTGACCGAATCCGTCGAGAAAGAGCAAGGTAAGCTCGAAGACGGAACGCCCGATCTCGCGAGCGTTTCAAAGCTTTTAGACAACGCGTCTCAACAATATCAGCAGTTTCAGCCGCAGTATCTGAGCGACGAAGAGGGCCCCGTTGCATCGACTAGTGGCAACAACTCCGGCAGCGAGAAATCCGACTCTAACTCGCTAAACTCTGGAAACGATTCCACGccgaataagaaaaagaagaagaagaagaagtcCGCGTATTCGATGGCGCCGAACCGCGTCATATGCCCGTACTGCGAGCGCCAGTTTCCATGGACGTCGTCTCTAAGGCGACATATCCTCACGCATACCGGTCAGAAACCGTATCAGTGTATCCACTGCTCGCACCACTTCACCACCAAGTCTAACTGCGACCGCCACCTGCTTAGAAAACATAAGGCGAAAGCGAATAAGCTGCGCCGTGCCAGAAATTCATCTTCGCCCGACGTCCAAGTAGTTGCCAGTAGCAGTAGCAGCAGCAACGGCAGCAACACTTTTTCCATGAGGAACGTACCCGAAAGGCCGTTTAAATGCCATCAGTGCCCGAGCTCTACATTCGCTACGTTGGGAAACCTGAAGAAGCACCGGTCGAGCAAGCATCGCAAGATCACGTCGAGATCAGAATCCAGCGATCAACAGAACAGTCCGCCGCAATGCACCACGCAAAATGACCAGAGCGATTACGAGAGTCGTTCTTCAAGTATGTCCGACAACATGGAGAACACACCGTCAGTTATCGCAGCCGTGAAGCCGACTACTAACACGTCTCCTTCGATAAACGACGCTATCAGGTCGCGCAAATCGCCAAGATTGTCGCCGAGTCCCGGTGACGTGCCTTTCAAATGTTATCTATGCGACAGCGGCTTTTCGGAACGCCAGGACTGTTTAgatcatattaaaataaatcacaaGCGCTCGTACGAGATGCTGAAAGCCAAGGGGGCTCTTGACATGACGTCCATGAACATAGACACGACCGAAGATCATATATTAGCGTCACAGCAGCATCCCAGCGacggagaagaaaagaaaggccGATTTCCTGACTACAGTAACAGAAAG GTTGTGTGCGCTTTCTGCATGAGACGATTCTGGTCCGCCGAAGATCTCCGGCGTCACATGAGGACTCACACGGGCGAAAGGCCCTTCGAGTGTGACATCTGCACCAGAAAATTCACGCTTAAGCACAGTATGCTGCGCCATCGCAAGAAGCATGAATCCGTGGACTCCACCATGTATATAGGCAACAGCGGTGACGAAGAGAACTCGCCGGCCCAGCCGCCAACGATCACCCCCAGGAGCCAGCAGCACTCGCCGATTTCTACTAACACCAGCAGGCCCCGTACCCAGGACAGAATCTCTCTGCCGACCGTTGCGGCGGTGGCGACGGCGGACGCGGCACCCTGCGCCCTAATGCGATACAATCACTACGATAACATGGCCACTCTTACCGGTAGAATGGCGAACGACGGTCCTCAGGGTGCCGCCTCCGCCCTCTTGCCTTCCCCTCCGCCCCCCGCGGAGGTACCTAGTGAGAGCGGCGACAATGACTTGATTTCCAATTTGCTAGGGATACGCGAGAAAGGCTTACTCGATAAAGTTCTATTGAGCTCGGCTGACGATGCAGCGAAATTGCTAGGAGTTAATCATAGCGAGTGA